Genomic DNA from Pirellulales bacterium:
GCGCAGAAGAATGGCCGGCTGGAACACCGAATACTTAACGAAAGTCCTTGGATTTGCACCGACTTAGTATGCGTTTGCCCTGCAAGGTGATGTACACCACGAACCTGATCGAGTCGGTGAACAGCGTGATCCGCAAGTTCACGCGGAATCGCAAGCAGTACTCGAACCGCGACTCGGCGCTGAAGATGATCTACCTGGCGATCAACGAGGCCTCGAAGCGTTGGACCAAAGCGATCCACAACTGGAAGGAAGCCCTGAACCACTTTGCCATCATGTTCCAGGAACGAATGCCCAAGGACCTACGCTAGCAAAAACCCTCGAGCACAAAATCGCGGACAGGGCCTGCCGCGCGCGAGCTTTTACAGAAGCAATGATACGCTATCGGGCTTCGGCCGGCGTTTGTTCAAATACACCGAAACCTTTTACAATCGAGAGCGTCTGCACCAGACGTTCGGTTACCAATCCCCAGATCAATTCGACTTCGAATACGCCCTGGCAGCTACTGCGTAATCACTCTCCCCGCCGCTGCCCGAAAGTTCTGGGCTATCGCCAGGCAGGGATTGACGACCACTGGCATTGCGGTACAATCGCTCGACTGACGTAATGTCGAGTAGAGGCGTGTTAAATGTGATGGATCCAATCGATTGCTCGGCAATTCAACTGCTAATATTGTGCCTGATTAGCATTGTTTTTCGAGGCTGTGCATAATGCGTGCGCGTTAAATCGAGGTTGCTAGAACAAGTAATATGCTCGCACCACCTTGCTAGCTTCTATACATATGGTGGATAACACTTAGCGTTGTCGCAATCATATCGTTTCGCTAACGTCACAATTTTGCTAGTTTGCTGATAGTTGGCGGCGATTCGTTTCACATTTTGTTAAGGATCGTTCGATTGATATCTGTCCGACAGTTCCAAGGAAACCTCCCATTAGTCCGCCGGTCCTGCACTCAAACCAGTCATTCATTGATCGAACGATCCTAACCTCTATTTCTCACCGGGGCGTGGCTCAGCCTGGCTAGAGCGCTTGGTTCGGGACCAAGAGGTCGCTGGTTCAAATCCAGTCGCCCCGATTTACATTTCCTATCGACTTTCCCTCCTCAGCGGACGGAACATTACCCAGGAGCCCAACGAGGGCGGTTCCCGGGTTGGCGGCACTCGCCGCCTGGCTTGCCTTTATTTGTTCACGGGCCGTGGGGCCCTGGTAGGGTTCGAGGGGTGAGGGGGCCGCGCCGAGGGCGACGGTGCCCGACGTCACGCGGTGGACCTCCCGCTTCTTCTGTTTCACCGGCGCGAAGCTCAAAAACAGCCGCGCATTGAGACCGCGAAACAGCTCCCCGATCGAGGCCAGTTTATCCGGTTGCTCGGCCAGGTCGCGCAGGCGGCCGGCCACGACCAGCGCATCGCGAACCTGAGCATCGAGATCGGGCCGCGGCTGGGGCGTGGCGTCGGCAAGCTCCGCTTCAAGCTGCCGTTTTTGTGCCGTCAGAGCGTTGAAAGCTTGCGAAATCGCCTGATATTCGTCCCGGTTGTTGGCAAACCCGAGGTTGCGAGCGACCGTGGCCAACTCCGCGGTCACTTTGGCCAGGGCAGCTTGCAGGCTGGTCGCGCTCGTCTCGGATCGCAAGCTGGCCAGGTCGCGCTGGGCAATCGCCCGCAGCTTCGCTTCGAGCCGCGGCAGGAAGGCCGGCCCGAAGACTTTTTGCTGAATGGCCCCCAGCACGAACCGTGTGGCCTGGAGGCCATCGACGTGGTTGGACGTGCAGCGCTGGCCATGCGACTGCATATAACAGCCGCACTTGTATCGGAACCCGCCCGTTTTGTCCGGAATGCGGTACATCGCCCAACGGCAATTCGCATCGAAGATTCGAGCGCCGAGCGGGTTTTTGTCCGGGTCGCGCGACCGAGGCTTGCCCCGCTGCGATTGGCCGCGCTCGTCGAGAATGGCTTGCAGCCTTTCAAACCGGCCAGGGTCGATGAGAGGCTCGGCTAGCGGGGCCGCCGCGGTGACAAAGTCGGCATTGAGAATCACCTTCTCCTTCTCGCTGCCGTCGTCGCGGTAATCTTGGTCCTCCGACAAGCGCCGCGGGCCGTTCGGACTGAACCGGCCGTGATCTCCCATCGAACGGCTGCCGTAGGTCTTGAGCGCCACCAGCAGCTTGTTGCGGCCGATGTTGGTCACCATGTTGGAGTGCCATACGCCGCTCACCATCCGCGCAGTGCCCGTTTGCTTGTCGCGGCGGTAGGTGCCCGCCAGCGGCGAGGGAATTCCTTCGGCCGTGAGGATTGCGGCCACCCGACTCGCTCGCTGCGTTTCCAGCATCTCGATGATTCGGAAAGTACGTTGCAACGACGCTTCATCCGTGGGGAGCCAGACCACGTGACGCCCAGGCAGCCGAGTATGCTCGCCTGGTTGAAGCTTGCGCCGTTCCTGGCCGTCGATCGTGACCAGCCACCGCTCAAACCCGTAGGGGGGCCGGCCGCCGGTGGAATAGCCTTGTCGGGCGAGCGCCAGTTGCGAGTTCAAGATCTTCTCGGCCAGTGTATAGTTCGCCCATATAGAGTCCGGTCGCTCTTCCGATGCCCTTGGGCGGCGGCGTGAAATCGGGGTCGGCGTCGCGAACGGCCTGGAGAACTGTCACCGGGTGAATTCTTTGGGCCGGACCTGAATCTACTACGGTCATGTGAACCTGAAACCTCTTCAATGTGTCATGCACTTGGCCTGAATTTCGAGGGAGGTGTCCCATGTGCTTGATGTTCAACGACGAATCGTCCTTTCGAGCCTATGAGCAAGCGTCGTCGTGGTTATCC
This window encodes:
- a CDS encoding transposase gives rise to the protein MRLPCKVMYTTNLIESVNSVIRKFTRNRKQYSNRDSALKMIYLAINEASKRWTKAIHNWKEALNHFAIMFQERMPKDLR